The Brachypodium distachyon strain Bd21 chromosome 4, Brachypodium_distachyon_v3.0, whole genome shotgun sequence nucleotide sequence TTGTTTTGTAAAATTGAATCATCATCATTTGTTGAAGATCAAGGATATATCATCAATGAAATATATCTCGTATAATTTGCTGATATAGATACTTTTGCTGCTTCTTAGCAGGCCTGCAAATTGTTGAACACAAAGAtgctatgattttttttaattaagagatgcATCAACAACAACCTCGAAAACAACCCCTGTGTAGTATGCAAGGCCACGAACAACAGATGCATCGAAACAGATCCAATCAGCGTAACCATATTGCTCAGCAAATGAGAAGAGCTTCTTCAAGTCAGAAACAGCTTCAACACCAGGGCCTAGCACCTCTGCATGGGAGTATCAAGATATGAGACATGAACAGTGGGCCAGCTTGCTTCTCTCAGAGGATTCCACGATGgactttcctttcttttctcaaaACATAGGCAAATAGGAATGACTTAAAGTTTGGACAGTATAAAGCCATGTTGAATACTAAAGCCAGAAGAAAACCTTCAAGTTTGGATAGTGACTTGAGAGAAAGCACTTCAATGATACCCTGTACAGCTTCAGACGACAGTCCAGTCGTAATTAGTTCCTTCTCAATATCTTCTCTACTCAGTTTTCCCAACTGCATAATTATAAAATCATGATGCAAGATAGGCACAGTACCAACATGAAGATAGCAAGAATTAATTACATAAACAACCAGGGGGGAATCGACCATGTGGCATGTATTAGCTACAAAGTTCCGTCTAATACAAAAACACTCAATTAAGTCCAGAAAAATATCTAATTGCCTGAgtatgaatttgttttttagcTGTGGCATACCAAGAAAGGCAGCTGACTCATGTATTCTCATTGGAGCAAACTCCCAAATCACATCGTTATTCAAATTGTTTTGATGAATGCAGAATGCAATGGATGATAGTTATCCTAGAACAGCAGGCCCTACAGGAAACCACTGCTGTGGATGTCTCATACTTCATTAAACAATCTTTCAGAGAAAATGTCACCCATATTTTTTCAACACCCTCTGAACATTTTATAAAGTGTTGGTCCACGGATCAGAGTTCATGGATCAATTTGTAATGAGCTCAACAAGAGATCCTATTAGGCTCGTACTTCTATTTGAAATTTAACGCTGTTAACCTGCCAGCTACGAAGCTTCAAAAATAGTACAATGGACATGAAGACATCATTGTACAACAATCAGATTTCAAAAGGTAAATATTCATTAGCAGAATTTGGACATACTTTATCAACAATAACACAAACTTGAGTAAACAAGTGTTCTGGTATGGAGTACATATTCAACACAGCCTGAAGAACCTGGAGAAAACAGGGAATAGTCAGGCACACAACAGAGCTGCTAATAAAACATGCAGGGATTGAAGTAGTTATCAAGTGGCAGCCACAGGAACATTTGGGTTACACAATGGAGTTCCACCTCGTGAAATATAAAAGTGAAAAAGATACCAGTTTGTTCATTTTTCCATTACGCAAATCAACATGATAATGTATTAACTATGACAAATGGAATATTTAACCTTTAAAATAAATGGAATATTGACACAATTTGTTTACTTTTAGAGGACAAATGGAGGTAGATAAACTAAACCATAGACATaacttttttgtttggaaaCAACATTTGAGGATGGAAAGGTGAACTATATGAACAAAGAGTGATAGGTCACCTTTCGGCTGGACAGTCTGATCCCCACATCTGAGGATGTAATTCCAAGACGTTGAAACAAGAGAACAACAGCTTGAAGAAGTTCAGCCTCGGCCTGATTTTGAACAATGAGAAATCAATTGTGAATCATACAAGGTGCACACGATTGTAGCACATCAGCATCTTGAGTTGGTAAATTACATCAGGGGCTGCCAGAACGGACATACCCGAACTTTAGGCATACCAAAGATATCCATGTTCCATTGATAATGCTCACGCCGTCTTCCTCTTGTCATGCGTTCATATCGCCAGCATTGTCCTATAGTAAACCATTTCAGTGGAAGGGAGACTGATTTTCTAGACAGAAGAAAGGTAGGCGAAAATCAAACACTGGCGCAAAATTGGAAAAGGAAATTGAGTGAACTGAGATCGATATCTATCTTAGGTTGGGGGAACCAAACAAATCAGATGGAGAAACATAAACATATATACCCTTGCTTGATGACTAGGCGTGCGAGGGAAGGGGTGATTTCGGGTCTGAGAACAACACGGCGGCCCCCTTTATCCTCAAAGTTATACAGCTGCAGAACAGCCCAACCATCTCTAAGTAACAATGACATTGCATCGCATTGCATTGAGTATTTGAGGGTCCCGTTTAGGTTACCTGCTGCGTGATCTCCTCCCCGGCCTTGCGGATGAAGAGCGCCTCGGACTCCAGCACGGGGAAGTCCACTTCCTCGAAGGCCATCAAGCGGGACACCTCTCTGAAGTTGTCGAAGAGCCAGGTGCGGAGGCGCATGTCCTCCGGGGGAAAGTCCCTGGTACCCCGCGGCGGGTTCAACTCCACCACCCCCAcggaagaagcagaagaagaagaagaagagtctCCATGGGTCAgcaccgaggaagaagacgaggaggaggagacgcagaggaggcggcgggcgggtCGAAGCgggcggagcaggaggaggtggcgaagcgacgccgacgacgcggACGCCATTCACTCCCGGCGGATTGGGGGTTCGTCCAAGCCAGGAGATGAGATAACAGTAGGAGGTTTTGTTCTGGGCCTGCCTCTCCGGCCCATTAAAGGCCCGAAACAGAAAAGCCGAGGGTAAATGTCGGCGGCGAGaaagctcctcctccttcccctgctcgccgccggccgcagATCCGTCCGCCCCTCGCAGCCTCTTCTCTTCCGGCGGTAAGTAACCACCTGTCCCAACGCACTGAAGATCCGAGACTGACACCATCTCTCTCAGCTCCTACTCTGCCGACAAGGCCGGAGAAAGCGCCAATCGCGGAAAGAGGTCGCCGGTACGGAGGGTCCTGTCGATTGGTGTCATCAGCCTCGCTGGTGGAGTCGCCCTCAGTGCCCTCAACGACCTCGCCATCTTCCATGGATGCACCAGGTCAGCCTGGTCACCTTCCTTCCTCTTTCCCCACACTTCCCTGCTTAGTAGTATCAGGCAAACTTGGAGACCTTGGTGCTCACTACCTAGCTACTCCGTACTTCTTAACATTTGCATTACGTTTGATGGGGATGACACGATGCCGGCTTAGATAGCATGTTCATGACCTTGGTTCTCTGTTTGAAATTTATCTGCCAATTGTGCTGAAAGGGAAAGAACTCATCATGCCAATTTCATTATTTCACAAACTTTGTTCTTTGATCACCTATGCAGACTGTAAATATTAATTTGCTGTTATGTTTGTGATCATGTATATGTTATCATCCATATAATATCCTATGTTTCTATCTGTTCAATCAAAACTCCACTTTATTCATGAACTTGTGCTCCCTGTATACGTCTGGGCCTTTTTTTCTGATGGGGTACAATTGGAGAAATATGCACTAAGAAAGCATCACCATGATGCTTTATTTCTTTTGTGATTAGTGTATGACACCATACATGTGGGCGTACTTTCAGGAAGGCCATTGAGAAGGCTACTGACAACCGAGTGGTTGTAGAAGCAATTGGGGTGCCTATAGTTAGAGGACCATGGTATGATGCATCTGTTGCTGTCGGTCAGCGACGGAGATCTGTGTTATGCACATTTCCCGTATCTGGGCCACAGGGGTCGGGGCTATTTCATGTTGAGGCCATCAGAAATGGAGGTTAGTTCTTATCCTCAAACTCTATTTGCTTCATCCATCTTTGTGAGCTATGGCTTCTGTTTTATTAGATTTATTCAGTTTTCTATCCTGTCGAGGCTGATGTTTGAAGTAAGTCTCGCATGTCATTTGTCTTGCAGAGGATGGTATGCTCTCATTTTTGCGGCACCATGATTGGGAGATACTTGTCATGGATGCTCATCTAGAAGCACCTTCGGATGATGGCAATCAGAAAACTATTATTGTAAACCTTACGAGCAGTGCTGATCGTCTATGATGGGACTGGTGGGGAATATGAAGGACTAAAGAGCTAGTTAAGCTattgtcaagaaaaaaaagtgctaGTTAGTTAGGCTAGCATCACttgggaaagaagaagaattttgAGTAAGGTTTGGTTTGGTGTGTAGAAATGAGTCAAGAGGCAGATTCATCAGTCATGCTGCGCTGCGCCTATATATAATTGTGGTTTGTTGCAAGTTAATTGTCTATTCATAGGCGCAACGTGCATCTGCAGATAAACTGTATAATCTTTGAAACATGGGGAGTTCTAAAATTAGGAGCATTATGTGGGTTGGTTGTACCTGCATTTGCAGCCAGCCATTTACTTGTTCGCGATCGATCGcgtcgcatgcatgcaggggcGTTTCGGCCGGCCAATCACCTCGCCGGCCGTCGGCGCTGCCACCGTTCGGATTTGATTGAATGCTTGGGCAAATTCTTTCTATCGCTAGAATAGAATTTGCTCAAGCATTCGGTCGTCGTTCCTCTTCTCCCGATCCATTCGGATATAAATTGTGTTAACCAGAGGCAAGCAAGGTCGGATCGTCGGGCGACCGGACGGACGGTCGGTCGATGGGTATCTGGTGTTGCTTCCAGAAGAAGCAGCATCaggattgcggcggcggtggcgcacCGGCTGTCGCTCCAGCAGAGCCGCCGCCGTGTCATGCTCCGGCGACCGTTAGCCCTACTAAACGGCAGCAACCACGCGagcaggacggcggcggcctcgccaCCCTCGTCAACGAGATGGTCGCAGAATCCGGTAGGCATATCGATCTCTGCTTCCGTTTATGTTCAAATGAATTCCATGTTCTCGAGGGAAAAATAAGATGGGATTAATCAATGGATTGcacaaattcaaattcaaaatgcaGTGTCGTACCGGCACAACAAGGGGGTGGCGGACGAGTTCCTGGGGATGAACAAGGAGGCGGTGACGGCGCGCGCCTTCACCTACGGCGAGCTGCGGGAGGCCACGGGCGGGTTCCGCCCGGAGTCGATGCTGGGCGAAGGCGGCTTCGGGCCCGTGTaccgcggccgcctccgcatcccccatggcggcggcgagaccAAACCCGTAACCGGGGAGGTGGCGGTGAAGCAGCTGGACCGGAACGGGCTGCAGGGAACCCGGGAGTTCCTGGTGGAGGTTCTCATGCTCAGCCTCCTCAAGCACCCGCACCTGGTAACCCTAATCGGCTACTGCACGGACGCCGACCACCGGATGCTCGTCTACGAGTACATGCCCCACGGCTGCCTGGAAGACCACCTATTAGACCTCCCTCCTTCTTCCCCGGGGCTCGACTGGAAGACCCGGATGCGGATCGCGCAGGGGGCGGCCCGTGGGCTGGAATACCTCCACTGCGCggcggaccggcccggcccgccCGTCATCTACCGCGACTTCAAGGCCTCCAACATCCTCCTGGACGGGGCCTTCCAGGCCCGGCTCTCCGACTTCGGGCTCGCCAAGGTCGGGCCCGTGGGCGACAAGACCCACGTCTCCACCCGCGTCATGGGCACCTACGGCTACTGCGCGCCCGAGTACGCGCTCACGGGGA carries:
- the LOC100832072 gene encoding probable serine/threonine-protein kinase PBL23, whose protein sequence is MGIWCCFQKKQHQDCGGGGAPAVAPAEPPPCHAPATVSPTKRQQPREQDGGGLATLVNEMVAESVSYRHNKGVADEFLGMNKEAVTARAFTYGELREATGGFRPESMLGEGGFGPVYRGRLRIPHGGGETKPVTGEVAVKQLDRNGLQGTREFLVEVLMLSLLKHPHLVTLIGYCTDADHRMLVYEYMPHGCLEDHLLDLPPSSPGLDWKTRMRIAQGAARGLEYLHCAADRPGPPVIYRDFKASNILLDGAFQARLSDFGLAKVGPVGDKTHVSTRVMGTYGYCAPEYALTGKLTTMSDVYSFGVVFLEIITGRRVIDCARPRDEQNLVQWAGPRFKNKRRFREMADPLLRDAYPTKGLYQALAIAAMCLQEDATMRPAISDVVTALEYLTGASQAPAPPPPPAGEDDGAAAGAGAAEVTSGN
- the LOC100836817 gene encoding uncharacterized protein LOC100836817, translating into MSAARKLLLLPLLAAGRRSVRPSQPLLFRRSYSADKAGESANRGKRSPVRRVLSIGVISLAGGVALSALNDLAIFHGCTRKAIEKATDNRVVVEAIGVPIVRGPWYDASVAVGQRRRSVLCTFPVSGPQGSGLFHVEAIRNGEDGMLSFLRHHDWEILVMDAHLEAPSDDGNQKTIIVNLTSSADRL
- the LOC100835894 gene encoding histidine--tRNA ligase, chloroplastic/mitochondrial gives rise to the protein MASASSASLRHLLLLRPLRPARRLLCVSSSSSSSSVLTHGDSSSSSSASSVGVVELNPPRGTRDFPPEDMRLRTWLFDNFREVSRLMAFEEVDFPVLESEALFIRKAGEEITQQLYNFEDKGGRRVVLRPEITPSLARLVIKQGKSVSLPLKWFTIGQCWRYERMTRGRRREHYQWNMDIFGMPKVRAEAELLQAVVLLFQRLGITSSDVGIRLSSRKVLQAVLNMYSIPEHLFTQVCVIVDKLGKLSREDIEKELITTGLSSEAVQGIIEVLSLKSLSKLEEVLGPGVEAVSDLKKLFSFAEQYGYADWICFDASVVRGLAYYTGVVFEAFDREGELRAICGGGRYDKLLSTFGSEDVPACGFGFGDAVIVELLKEKGLLPDLSRQIDDIVFPLDEDLEEPASSVASSLRKKGRSVDLVEDKRLKWVFKHAERINASRLILVGKSEWERGMVRVKILSTREEFEVSAGELQ